Proteins from a single region of Chryseobacterium sp. T16E-39:
- the rpoC gene encoding DNA-directed RNA polymerase subunit beta', translating into MSNKNKSSRFNKITIGLASPESILQDSRGEVLKPETINYRTHKPERDGLFCEKIFGPIKDYECACGKYKRIRYKGIVCDRCGVEVTEKKVRRERIGHIGLVVPIAHIWYFRSLPNKIGYLLGIPSKKLDMIIYYERYVVIQQGIAKKLDGSDFDKMEFLTEEEYLDIMETLPVENQYLDDSDPNKFIAKMGAEAVEELLKRIDLDALSFDLRHKAHNEGSKQRRTEALKRLNVVEALRGANTRMINRPEWMIMRVLPVIPPELRPLVPLDGGRFATSDLNDLYRRVIIRNNRLKRLLEIKAPEVILRNEKRMLQESVDSLFDNTRKSSAVKSESNRPLKSLSDSLKGKQGRFRQNLLGKRVDYSARSVIVVGPNLQLHECGIPKDMAAELYKPFIIRKLIERGIVKTVKSAKRIIDRKEPVVYDILENVMKGHPVLLNRAPTLHRLGIQAFQPKMIEGKAIQLHPLVTTAFNADFDGDQMAVHLPLGPEAILEAQLLMLGSQNILNPANGSPITVPSQDMVLGLYFMTKELSSTEDMKVKGEGLAFYSPEEAEIAYAEGKVSLNAKVRCRLPVKEDGELVTRLIETSVGRILFNQIVPKQVGYINELLTKKSLRNVIGKILADTDFPTTVKFLDAMKDLGYSNAFKGGLSFSLGDIVVPVEKKQMVAQAIGTVDEIRANYNMGLITDTERYNQVIDVWTNTNAGLTEMIMSRMKTDQGGFNSVYMMLDSGARGSKEQIRQLSGMRGLMAKPQKAGSTGAEIIENPILANFKEGLSILEYFISTHGARKGLADTALKTADAGYLTRRLVDVAQDVIVTEVDCGTLRGTEVTALKKNDEIVEKISERILGRVSLHNIYDPETDELIAEADQIINEQLAKKIEETGLEAVEVRSPLTCEAKKGICAKCYGRNLATGKVIHMGEAVGVIGAQSIGEPGTQLTLRTFHQGGTAGNVSENPSIIARRDGIVEMDEVRTITSEDENGNTAEVVVSRSTEFRLVADNETRTPLMVANVPYGSVLAVKPGDKVKKGDVICKWDPYNAVIIAETSGKVEYEDIIQGISFQLEIDEQTGFEEKVISESRNKKAVPTLKVVDSKGVEQRAYNLPVGAHLMVNDGEKIKAGKVLIKIPRKSAKAGDITGGLPRVTELFEARNPSNPAVVTEIDGVVSYGKIKRGNRELIVEAKTGERKIYLVKLSNQILVQENDFVRAGSPLSDGSITPDDILRIKGPTAVQEYLVNEIQEVYRLQGVKIDDKHFEIIVRQMMTKVSIVDGGDTQFLEGALEHKYDFLEENNRVFGLKVVVDAGDSKEFKPGQMITARELRDENSKLKREDQNLVEVREALPATATPVLQGITRAALQTKSFMSAASFQETTKVLNEAAVAGKIDFLSGLKENVIVGHRIPAGTGLKEYQNVIVGSKKEFEDIN; encoded by the coding sequence ATGTCAAATAAAAATAAGTCAAGTAGATTTAATAAAATAACCATCGGTTTAGCTTCTCCCGAATCCATTCTTCAGGATTCAAGAGGTGAGGTTTTAAAACCGGAAACTATTAACTACAGAACGCATAAGCCTGAAAGAGATGGTTTGTTCTGTGAAAAAATATTTGGTCCTATTAAAGATTACGAATGTGCTTGTGGTAAGTACAAGAGAATTCGTTATAAAGGGATTGTTTGTGACCGTTGTGGGGTTGAAGTTACAGAGAAGAAAGTAAGAAGAGAAAGAATCGGACATATTGGTTTGGTTGTTCCTATTGCTCACATCTGGTATTTCCGTTCTTTACCAAACAAAATTGGTTACCTTTTAGGTATTCCTTCCAAGAAATTGGATATGATTATCTATTACGAAAGATATGTTGTGATCCAACAAGGTATTGCTAAGAAACTGGATGGTTCTGATTTCGATAAAATGGAATTCTTAACAGAAGAAGAATATCTTGATATCATGGAAACTCTTCCTGTTGAAAATCAATATCTTGATGATTCTGATCCAAACAAATTCATCGCTAAAATGGGTGCTGAAGCTGTTGAGGAATTATTAAAAAGAATCGATCTTGATGCATTATCTTTTGATTTGAGACACAAAGCTCATAATGAAGGTTCTAAGCAAAGAAGAACTGAAGCTCTGAAAAGATTGAACGTTGTAGAAGCATTAAGAGGTGCTAATACAAGAATGATCAACAGACCGGAGTGGATGATTATGCGTGTACTTCCTGTAATTCCACCAGAATTAAGACCATTGGTTCCATTGGATGGAGGACGTTTCGCTACTTCTGACTTAAATGACCTTTACAGAAGAGTTATTATCAGAAACAACCGTTTGAAGAGATTATTGGAGATTAAAGCTCCTGAAGTAATCTTAAGAAACGAGAAGCGTATGCTTCAGGAATCAGTAGATTCATTATTCGATAATACAAGAAAATCTTCAGCAGTAAAATCTGAATCAAACAGACCATTGAAATCACTTTCTGATTCATTGAAAGGTAAGCAAGGTCGTTTCCGTCAGAACTTATTAGGGAAAAGGGTAGATTACTCTGCGCGTTCTGTAATTGTTGTAGGTCCAAACTTACAGCTTCACGAATGTGGTATTCCTAAAGATATGGCTGCGGAACTTTACAAACCATTTATCATTAGAAAACTAATTGAAAGAGGAATTGTAAAAACAGTAAAATCTGCAAAAAGAATTATTGATAGAAAAGAACCTGTAGTTTATGATATCTTAGAAAATGTGATGAAAGGTCACCCTGTTCTATTGAACAGAGCACCTACTCTTCACAGACTAGGTATCCAGGCTTTCCAACCTAAGATGATCGAAGGTAAAGCAATTCAACTACACCCGTTAGTAACAACGGCCTTCAATGCCGATTTCGATGGTGACCAGATGGCGGTACATTTACCATTAGGTCCTGAAGCGATCCTTGAAGCTCAGTTATTGATGTTAGGTTCTCAAAATATCTTGAACCCTGCTAACGGTTCTCCAATTACAGTACCTTCTCAGGACATGGTTCTTGGTCTTTATTTCATGACCAAAGAATTGAGTTCTACAGAAGATATGAAAGTAAAAGGGGAAGGGTTGGCATTCTATTCTCCTGAGGAAGCAGAAATTGCTTATGCTGAAGGAAAAGTTTCTTTAAATGCTAAGGTAAGATGTAGATTACCTGTCAAAGAAGATGGAGAATTAGTAACAAGATTAATTGAAACATCTGTTGGTAGAATTTTATTCAACCAAATTGTACCTAAACAAGTAGGATATATCAATGAACTTTTAACTAAGAAATCATTGAGAAACGTTATTGGTAAAATCCTTGCTGATACAGATTTCCCTACAACGGTTAAATTCCTTGATGCAATGAAAGACTTAGGGTATTCAAATGCATTTAAAGGAGGTCTTTCATTCTCACTTGGAGATATTGTAGTTCCTGTTGAGAAGAAACAAATGGTTGCTCAGGCAATCGGTACTGTAGATGAGATTAGAGCTAACTATAACATGGGTCTTATTACAGACACAGAACGTTATAACCAGGTAATTGACGTTTGGACAAACACGAACGCTGGATTAACTGAAATGATCATGAGCAGAATGAAGACCGATCAAGGTGGATTCAACTCTGTATACATGATGCTTGATTCTGGTGCGAGGGGTTCTAAAGAACAGATCCGTCAGTTATCAGGGATGAGAGGTTTGATGGCAAAACCGCAAAAAGCAGGTTCTACTGGTGCGGAGATCATCGAAAACCCGATCCTTGCAAACTTTAAGGAAGGTCTTTCAATCCTTGAGTACTTTATCTCTACCCACGGTGCACGTAAGGGTCTTGCGGATACCGCTCTTAAGACAGCCGATGCTGGTTACTTAACAAGAAGATTGGTAGACGTTGCACAAGATGTTATCGTTACGGAAGTAGACTGTGGTACTTTAAGAGGTACAGAAGTTACTGCCTTGAAGAAAAATGATGAGATCGTTGAGAAAATATCTGAAAGAATTTTAGGTAGAGTTTCTCTTCATAACATCTATGATCCAGAAACAGACGAATTAATCGCTGAAGCAGATCAGATCATCAACGAGCAGTTAGCTAAGAAAATTGAAGAAACAGGATTAGAAGCTGTTGAAGTTCGTTCTCCATTAACTTGTGAAGCTAAGAAAGGTATCTGTGCTAAATGTTATGGTAGAAACCTTGCTACTGGTAAAGTAATCCATATGGGTGAAGCAGTAGGTGTAATTGGTGCTCAGTCAATTGGTGAACCAGGAACTCAGTTAACATTGAGAACCTTCCACCAAGGGGGTACTGCAGGTAACGTATCTGAAAATCCTTCAATTATTGCTAGAAGAGATGGTATCGTTGAAATGGATGAAGTAAGAACAATTACTTCTGAAGATGAAAACGGAAATACTGCTGAAGTGGTAGTATCCCGTTCTACTGAATTTAGATTAGTTGCTGATAACGAAACAAGAACACCATTGATGGTTGCTAACGTACCTTACGGTTCAGTATTAGCTGTAAAACCAGGTGATAAAGTGAAGAAAGGTGATGTTATCTGTAAGTGGGATCCGTATAACGCGGTTATCATTGCAGAAACTTCTGGTAAAGTAGAATACGAGGATATTATCCAAGGTATTTCATTCCAACTGGAAATTGACGAACAGACAGGATTTGAAGAGAAAGTAATCTCTGAATCTAGAAATAAGAAAGCCGTACCTACCTTGAAGGTGGTAGATTCCAAAGGTGTTGAGCAAAGAGCTTATAACTTACCGGTAGGAGCCCACTTAATGGTTAATGATGGTGAGAAAATTAAGGCTGGTAAAGTCTTAATCAAAATCCCAAGAAAATCTGCAAAAGCAGGGGATATCACCGGAGGTCTTCCAAGAGTAACCGAATTATTCGAAGCAAGAAATCCATCAAACCCAGCTGTAGTTACAGAAATTGATGGGGTAGTTTCTTACGGAAAAATTAAGAGAGGTAACCGTGAACTTATTGTAGAAGCTAAGACTGGAGAAAGAAAAATTTACTTAGTAAAACTTTCTAACCAGATCCTTGTTCAGGAGAATGACTTCGTAAGAGCTGGTTCTCCACTTTCTGATGGTTCTATTACTCCAGATGATATCTTAAGAATCAAAGGTCCAACTGCGGTTCAGGAATATCTTGTAAATGAAATTCAGGAAGTTTACCGTCTGCAAGGGGTAAAAATTGATGATAAGCATTTTGAAATTATCGTAAGACAGATGATGACCAAAGTATCTATCGTTGATGGAGGTGATACTCAATTCCTAGAAGGAGCTTTAGAGCATAAATACGATTTCTTAGAAGAAAACAACAGAGTATTTGGTCTTAAGGTAGTTGTTGATGCTGGTGATTCTAAAGAATTCAAACCAGGTCAGATGATTACAGCAAGAGAATTAAGAGATGAAAACTCTAAATTGAAGCGTGAAGATCAAAACTTAGTTGAAGTTAGAGAAGCACTTCCTGCTACAGCAACACCTGTATTGCAAGGGATCACAAGAGCGGCTCTACAAACTAAATCATTCATGTCTGCAGCATCGTTCCAGGAAACGACTAAGGTTCTAAACGAAGCAGCAGTTGCTGGGAAAATTGATTTCCTAAGCGGTCTGAAAGAGAATGTAATTGTAGGACACAGAATCCCTGCAGGTACAGGTCTTAAGGAATATCAGAATGTAATCGTAGGTTCTAAAAAAGAATTCGAAGATATTAACTAA